The following coding sequences are from one Enterococcus sp. 4G2_DIV0659 window:
- the pyrH gene encoding UMP kinase translates to MVKPKYQRVVLKLSGEALAGEEGFGIKPPTIKEIVEEIKEVHELGIEMAIVVGGGNIWRGQIGAQMGMERAQADYMGMLATVMNALALQDTLENLGVPTRVQTSIEMRQIAEPYIRRRAERHLEKGRIVIFAGGTGNPYFSTDTTAALRAAEIDADVILMAKNNVDGVYSADPKLDENAVKFEELTHLDVISKGLQVMDSTASSLSMDNDIPLVVFNLNESGNIRRACLGENIGTTVRGK, encoded by the coding sequence ATGGTAAAACCTAAATATCAACGTGTTGTATTAAAGTTAAGTGGCGAAGCTTTGGCCGGAGAAGAAGGGTTTGGAATTAAACCTCCAACAATCAAAGAGATTGTAGAAGAGATTAAAGAAGTCCATGAATTAGGAATCGAAATGGCGATTGTTGTTGGCGGTGGAAATATCTGGCGTGGACAAATCGGTGCTCAGATGGGTATGGAACGTGCTCAAGCAGATTACATGGGTATGTTAGCAACCGTAATGAACGCTTTAGCCTTGCAAGATACGTTAGAAAATCTAGGAGTTCCAACACGTGTTCAAACATCTATCGAGATGCGTCAAATCGCAGAACCATACATCCGTCGTCGTGCCGAACGTCATTTAGAAAAAGGACGTATCGTTATTTTTGCTGGCGGAACAGGAAATCCATATTTTTCAACTGACACAACAGCAGCATTAAGAGCTGCTGAAATAGATGCAGATGTCATTTTAATGGCTAAAAACAATGTAGATGGTGTCTACTCAGCAGATCCTAAATTAGATGAAAATGCAGTTAAATTTGAAGAATTAACGCATTTAGACGTTATTTCAAAAGGATTGCAAGTAATGGATTCGACAGCAAGTTCTTTAAGCATGGACAATGACATACCTTTAGTTGTCTTTAATTTAAATGAATCAGGAAATATTCGCCGCGCTTGTCTAGGTGAAAATATTGGAACAACCGTAAGGGGGAAATAA
- a CDS encoding TrmH family RNA methyltransferase, which translates to MKEILSTKNTMIKEFKKLHKKKYREEKQQYIIEGFHLIEEAVKAKVQIDWILCNSRGGNEWGGWLAEQPQDCLIRVSDEVLESLSELPTPQGIIAIVKMPSYEHEIDLSGGWLLLDNVQDPGNVGTMIRTADAAGLSGVVLGEGSSDIYSTKVLRAMQGSNYHLPVLRKSLTDSIERFKEMKIPIYGTELNPDAVSYENITKVNDYALIMGNEGQGVSSEILEKTDQNIYIPIKGNAESLNVAIAAGILMYHLQK; encoded by the coding sequence ATGAAAGAAATTTTATCAACGAAGAATACAATGATCAAAGAATTTAAGAAATTACATAAAAAGAAGTATCGAGAAGAAAAACAACAATATATTATTGAAGGCTTTCATTTGATTGAAGAAGCGGTCAAGGCAAAAGTACAGATCGATTGGATACTTTGCAATTCACGAGGGGGAAATGAGTGGGGTGGTTGGTTAGCTGAACAACCTCAAGACTGTTTGATTCGGGTTTCAGATGAAGTGTTAGAATCACTCTCAGAACTACCAACACCACAGGGGATAATCGCAATTGTTAAAATGCCTAGTTATGAACACGAGATAGATTTGTCTGGTGGTTGGTTGCTTTTAGATAATGTACAAGACCCAGGAAATGTAGGAACGATGATCCGAACTGCGGATGCTGCTGGTTTATCCGGTGTTGTATTAGGTGAAGGCAGTTCAGATATTTATAGTACAAAAGTATTAAGAGCGATGCAGGGAAGTAACTATCATTTACCCGTGTTACGTAAATCACTAACTGATAGTATAGAGCGTTTCAAAGAAATGAAAATTCCTATATATGGGACAGAGTTAAATCCAGATGCTGTATCCTACGAGAACATAACCAAGGTAAATGACTATGCGTTGATTATGGGAAATGAAGGACAAGGAGTGTCATCTGAAATTTTGGAGAAGACGGACCAAAATATCTATATTCCAATCAAAGGCAATGCGGAGTCATTAAATGTAGCGATTGCAGCAGGAATTTTGATGTATCATCTACAAAAGTGA
- the rpsB gene encoding 30S ribosomal protein S2 has protein sequence MAVISMKQLLEAGVHFGHQTRRWNPKMKKYIFTERNGIYIIDLQKTVKLVDAAYDYMKNVAEDGGVALFVGTKKQAQEAIKDEAIRSGQYFVNHRWLGGTLTNWDTIQKRIKRLKDINKMEEDGTFEVLPKKEVVGLNKQRERLEKFLGGIADMPRIPDVMYIVDPRKERIAVQEAQKLNIPIVAMVDTNCDPDEIDVVIPSNDDAIRAVKLITAKMADAFIEGNQGEDQAVEEIFVEEAPEAATSIEEIVDVVEGSNDSAE, from the coding sequence ATGGCAGTAATTTCTATGAAACAATTACTAGAAGCCGGCGTACACTTTGGACACCAAACTCGTCGCTGGAACCCAAAAATGAAGAAATACATCTTCACAGAAAGAAACGGAATCTACATCATTGACTTACAAAAAACAGTTAAATTAGTAGATGCTGCTTACGATTACATGAAAAATGTTGCTGAAGATGGCGGCGTTGCATTATTCGTAGGAACTAAAAAACAAGCACAAGAAGCGATCAAAGACGAAGCGATTCGTTCAGGTCAATACTTTGTTAACCACCGTTGGTTAGGTGGAACATTAACTAACTGGGATACTATCCAAAAACGTATCAAACGTTTGAAAGATATCAATAAAATGGAAGAAGACGGAACATTCGAAGTTCTTCCTAAAAAAGAAGTTGTTGGTTTAAACAAACAACGTGAACGTCTTGAAAAATTCTTAGGCGGTATCGCTGATATGCCTAGAATTCCAGATGTAATGTACATTGTTGACCCTCGTAAAGAACGTATTGCTGTTCAAGAAGCTCAAAAATTGAACATCCCAATCGTAGCGATGGTTGATACAAACTGTGATCCAGACGAAATCGATGTAGTAATCCCATCAAATGATGATGCGATTCGTGCGGTTAAATTGATCACTGCTAAAATGGCTGATGCCTTCATCGAAGGAAACCAAGGTGAAGATCAAGCTGTTGAAGAAATCTTTGTTGAAGAAGCTCCAGAAGCTGCAACTTCAATCGAAGAAATCGTTGATGTTGTTGAAGGTTCTAACGATTCAGCAGAATAA
- the tsf gene encoding translation elongation factor Ts, giving the protein MADISAKLVKELRDMTGVGMMDAKRALVEVEGNIEAAVDYLREKGMAKAAKKNDRVAAEGLANVASNGNFAAIVEVNSETDFVSKNEMFQDLVKKIATEIATNKPANMEEALALKTDKGTLETELIEATTVIGEKISFRRFELVEKDDNAAFGAYLHMGGRIAVLTVLDGTTDEEVAKDVAMHVAAINPRYVNESQIPQEELEHEKAILSEQALNEGKPANIVDKMVVGRLNKFKAEISLVDQPFVKDPDMTVEKYVASKGATVKSFIRFEVGEGIQKREDNFADEVMSQIKK; this is encoded by the coding sequence ATGGCAGATATTTCAGCAAAATTAGTTAAAGAACTACGCGACATGACTGGTGTCGGTATGATGGATGCAAAAAGAGCGTTAGTAGAAGTAGAAGGTAATATCGAAGCTGCAGTGGATTACCTGCGTGAAAAAGGTATGGCTAAAGCGGCTAAGAAAAATGATCGTGTAGCAGCTGAAGGTTTAGCAAACGTTGCGTCAAATGGTAATTTTGCGGCAATCGTTGAAGTAAACTCTGAAACTGACTTCGTTTCTAAAAACGAAATGTTCCAAGACTTAGTTAAAAAAATTGCTACAGAGATTGCTACGAATAAACCAGCAAACATGGAAGAAGCTTTAGCTCTTAAAACAGATAAAGGAACTTTAGAAACTGAGTTAATCGAAGCAACAACCGTTATTGGTGAAAAAATCAGCTTCCGTCGTTTTGAATTAGTAGAAAAAGATGACAATGCTGCATTTGGTGCTTATTTACACATGGGCGGACGTATCGCAGTATTAACTGTATTAGATGGAACAACTGACGAAGAAGTTGCTAAAGATGTTGCTATGCATGTAGCAGCTATCAACCCTCGTTATGTTAACGAATCTCAAATTCCTCAAGAAGAATTAGAGCACGAAAAAGCGATTCTTTCTGAACAAGCATTAAACGAAGGCAAACCAGCTAATATCGTTGATAAAATGGTTGTTGGACGCTTAAACAAATTTAAAGCTGAAATCTCATTAGTGGATCAGCCATTCGTTAAAGATCCAGATATGACAGTTGAAAAATATGTTGCGTCTAAAGGGGCAACTGTTAAATCATTCATCCGCTTTGAAGTGGGCGAAGGAATTCAAAAACGTGAAGATAACTTTGCTGATGAAGTAATGAGCCAAATTAAAAAATAA
- a CDS encoding ABC transporter permease — translation MNFIKRALCSVTRKKGKSFILFAVIFVLGNVIAGSIAIQQSTQNVEKNIKKQLGATATIEIDYENNQEEVMEAGSDLEALKVDLIKKVGESPYVKYYDYNANGWVQTKDLKSASIDSDEFGGMEGFTLKGSNYAKILDAEENRIKLVDGKVFTQDEIDNGKNVGLISSKVADENGLSVGDQMIMDVRGNTFMDSGESKEVFKIDTPIQIIGIFEPTTVEMKEKDQGKNDQQKVNQQMMSMQEINTVYLPNKAVLEMNKNYFERLKKEDPDNPSLEGFTGDETNEYYTPIYVLKSPDDVEAFKQEVQPLLPKLYAVKASTDQYEKIGGSMKKMSQISGYVVLIAVIATLLIISLVVLLFMRDRKHELGIYLSLGDKRGHVMGQIIIEMLIISGIALIISLVTGNILGDVVSKSLLNSDMLNSANNSTDMFMGMDTLSTTEITADDIMNAYEVKFSLGYIVTYLVVGLGTVMLAAILPLVYIVRLNPKKIMM, via the coding sequence GTGAATTTTATAAAAAGAGCTTTATGTAGTGTCACTAGAAAAAAAGGGAAGTCATTTATTTTATTTGCAGTTATTTTTGTATTAGGAAATGTTATCGCCGGATCAATTGCGATTCAACAGTCAACACAAAATGTTGAAAAAAACATCAAAAAACAACTGGGAGCGACGGCAACGATTGAAATTGATTATGAGAATAATCAAGAAGAGGTTATGGAGGCTGGCAGTGACTTGGAAGCACTCAAAGTAGATTTAATCAAAAAAGTAGGTGAATCACCTTATGTGAAATATTATGATTATAATGCTAACGGATGGGTGCAAACAAAGGATTTAAAAAGTGCTTCTATTGATTCAGATGAGTTTGGCGGTATGGAAGGTTTTACCTTAAAAGGCTCTAACTATGCAAAGATTTTAGATGCAGAAGAAAATAGAATCAAATTGGTTGATGGAAAAGTCTTCACGCAAGATGAAATAGACAATGGGAAAAATGTTGGTTTGATCTCTTCTAAAGTTGCTGATGAAAATGGTTTATCTGTTGGAGATCAGATGATAATGGATGTTCGCGGAAATACATTTATGGATTCTGGAGAAAGTAAAGAAGTTTTTAAGATCGATACTCCTATTCAGATTATTGGGATTTTTGAACCAACAACAGTTGAAATGAAAGAGAAGGATCAAGGAAAAAATGATCAGCAAAAAGTAAATCAGCAAATGATGTCCATGCAAGAGATCAACACCGTTTATCTACCAAATAAAGCGGTTCTTGAAATGAACAAAAATTATTTTGAAAGACTGAAAAAAGAAGATCCCGATAATCCGTCTTTAGAAGGATTCACTGGAGATGAAACAAATGAATATTATACGCCGATTTATGTTTTAAAAAGTCCAGATGATGTAGAAGCGTTTAAACAAGAAGTTCAACCGCTGTTACCTAAATTGTATGCAGTAAAAGCCTCTACTGATCAATATGAAAAAATTGGTGGAAGTATGAAGAAAATGTCTCAAATATCTGGCTACGTTGTATTAATAGCTGTAATAGCAACTTTACTAATCATTTCATTGGTCGTTTTACTCTTTATGAGAGATCGTAAACATGAGTTGGGAATCTATTTATCACTTGGGGATAAACGAGGACACGTAATGGGGCAAATTATTATTGAAATGCTGATTATTAGCGGTATTGCATTGATTATTTCGTTAGTAACAGGGAATATTTTAGGGGACGTAGTTTCAAAATCACTACTGAATAGTGATATGCTCAATTCAGCAAACAATTCAACGGATATGTTTATGGGAATGGATACTTTAAGTACTACAGAAATTACAGCGGATGATATCATGAATGCTTATGAAGTGAAATTCTCACTAGGATATATTGTGACATATCTAGTTGTCGGTCTAGGTACAGTTATGTTGGCAGCAATTTTACCATTAGTGTATATTGTTCGATTAAATCCAAAGAAAATCATGATGTAG
- the frr gene encoding ribosome recycling factor has product MTGTVLATAKEKMSKAEQSLQRELGQIRAGRANASLLDRIQVDYYGAPTPVNQLAGINIPEARVLMITPFDKNSLEDIEKAIQASDIGISPTNDGTVIRLVIPQLTEERRKELAKDVKKAAENAKIAVRNIRRDAIDDLKKQQKNNEITEDELRNLEKEAQKLTDDSVKNIDSITAEKEKELLEV; this is encoded by the coding sequence ATGACTGGAACTGTATTAGCAACAGCAAAGGAAAAAATGAGTAAAGCAGAACAAAGTTTACAACGAGAACTTGGGCAAATTCGTGCAGGACGTGCCAATGCAAGCTTACTTGACCGAATCCAAGTAGATTATTACGGAGCGCCGACGCCAGTGAATCAATTGGCGGGAATCAATATTCCAGAAGCTCGTGTATTAATGATTACACCTTTTGATAAAAATTCACTTGAAGACATCGAAAAAGCAATTCAAGCAAGTGATATTGGGATTAGTCCAACAAACGACGGAACAGTTATTCGTTTAGTTATTCCACAACTAACGGAAGAGCGTCGTAAAGAGTTGGCAAAAGATGTGAAAAAAGCAGCAGAAAATGCCAAAATCGCCGTTCGTAATATTCGTCGTGATGCGATTGATGATTTAAAAAAACAACAAAAAAATAATGAAATAACTGAAGATGAGTTACGTAACTTAGAAAAAGAAGCTCAAAAACTGACAGATGATAGCGTGAAAAATATTGATTCTATCACTGCTGAAAAAGAAAAAGAACTTTTAGAAGTTTAA